In Anas acuta chromosome 5, bAnaAcu1.1, whole genome shotgun sequence, a single window of DNA contains:
- the LOC137857242 gene encoding inositol 1,4,5-trisphosphate receptor-interacting protein-like 1: MQTWQFWAGLGVLLLIWLLFCLRKKFEVFDDSSDEDLEEPALNDESNAAIFIAESIQRQQVNLTNYCRLVEEMVRGFCRACDWVFKDTFSPVLQTPIGVGSAFEGWSPREGDTVYRCLIPMTAPRGHSFHVEQNTKWNLPSKVSRIRVKLECTCWREQEFGNMLCFLHNPVEELRRNQEPSLLRTMCTRSYLDVRKVSSWFQQLAKLSWESVPHSSSWLVKVLKTRRSCMLRLIDDTGSTVFIEMMFGVQQGDTDIFLSSDYSEAPVTPDTVWPQSCAVAEMKFFRNIAANAQQDSFHLGCMQLCARIVLGSYFTSYMMKTVVMHLLNTIPLERWHRREFLQRMDDVVEYLRSCLRKKRLDHFWLGNEQMPEEFILPLDFQTSRPPNLFQDLAKDPDQYTQAHTDFRELQEQLMKMLNFGN, from the coding sequence ATGCAGACTTGGCAGTTCTGGGCCGgtcttggggttctcctcttAATTTGGCTGTTGTTTTGTCTTCGTAAAAAGTTCGAGGTGTTTGATGACAGCAGCGACGAGGACTTGGAAGAACCAGCGCTCAATGATGAATCGAATGCAGCCATTTTTATTGCAGAGAGCATCCAGCGGCAGCAGGTAAACCTGACCAACTACTGCCGGCTTGTGGAGGAAATGGTGCGCGGCTTTTGCCGTGCCTGTGACTGGGTCTTTAAGGACACTTTCTCTCCAGTGCTGCAGACACCCATTGGAGTGGGCAGTGCTTTTGAAGGCTGGAGTCCCCGGGAGGGTGATACGGTCTACCGCTGCCTTATTCCCATGACAGCTCCTCGTGGGCACTCCTTCCACGTGGAGCAGAACACCAAATGGAATCTGCCATCAAAGGTGTCTCGTATTCGCGTGAAGCTGGAGTGCACGtgctggagggagcaggagtttgggaatatgctgtgcttcctccacAACCCTGTGGAGGAGCTGAGAAGAAATCAGGAACCCAGCCTCCTACGAACTATGTGCACTCGCTCCTACTTGGATGTGCGTAAAGTCTCCTCCTGGTTCCAGCAGCTGGCAAAATTATCCTGGGAATCTGTGCCTCATTCATCTTCATGGCTGGTTAAAGTACTGAAAACCAGACGGTCTTGCATGCTTCGTTTGATTGATGACACCGGATCAACCGTATTCATTGAGATGATGTTTGGGGTACAACAAGGTGATACGGACATTTTTCTGAGCAGCGATTACTCTGAGGCTCCCGTTACCCCGGACACAGTATGGCCACAGAGCTGCgcagtggcagagatgaagttcTTCCGGAACATAGCCGCGAATGCCCAGCAGGACAGTTTCCACCTCGGAtgcatgcagctctgtgcccGTATCGTGCTGGGCAGTTATTTTACCAGCTATATGATGAAGACCGTCGTCATGCACCTGCTGAACACCATCCCTCTGGAAAGATGGCACAGGAGGGAGTTTTTGCAGCGCATGGATGACGTCGTGGAGTACCTGCGCTCGTGCCTGAGGAAGAAGCGCCTGGACCACTTCTGGTTAGGAAACGAGCAAATGCCTGAGGAGTTCATCTTGCCTCTGGATTTCCAAACATCCAGACCACCCAACCTCTTCCAGGACTTAGCAAAGGACCCAGATCAATACACCCAGGCGCACACTGATTTCCGTGAGCTGCAAGAGCAGCTCATGAAAATGCTGAACTTTGGGAACTGA
- the LOC137857249 gene encoding inositol 1,4,5-trisphosphate receptor-interacting protein-like 1 yields MVSAAFYFLAFLGLVISPQKVGDELDEATNARMRRYAEEMQERMAQLLLEIEALEKQQSSMHMGALLLSAMQTWQFWAWLGVILLYILNVWLLFRDLLRHENRREEESSSSDDDQQNNNRNRFEERDEGRIFAERIQWPVQHLQINCQVIMSMMGDLLYITERSLSNTYFPVLHPPIGVGSAFEGWTPSEEYNIVYRIFIPITAPRGHSFHLELGNEEELPSKNSRIRVELECTCAREQSFGNVLCFLHQPEEELRRNREPNLLQTLCTGSYLDVHKTSFWFQQMMKAAWKFLPESARHHVAVLPSRRSCKLRVFDAFDKIRFVEFIFGVQQGDSDIFLSSENTDDIFTPDTVWPQSCTVAEMKFFRYIKAHAPQDSYHLRCMQLCARIVVGNDFTPYVLKTVVMHLLNTIPLERWCRREFLQRMDDIMQCLHCCIVEKRLDHFFLGNKEVPDEVTLHPDFLTSSPLNLFQHMAEDPNVHARALREFQELRDRLKRLLTFGN; encoded by the coding sequence ATGGTTTCGGCAGCTTTCTATTTCCTGGCGTTTTTGGGCTTAGTCATCAGCCCACAGAAAGTCGGGGATGAATTGGATGAAGCTACAAATGCGCGCATGCGGCGGTATGCGGAGGAGATGCAAGAACGCATGGCGCAGCTCCTGTTGGAAATTGAGGCgctagagaagcagcagagctcgATGCATATGGGAGCCCTGCTCTTATCTGCGATGCAGACTTGGCAGTTCTGGGCCTGGCTTGGTGTTATTCTCCTGTACATTTTGAACGTGTGGCTGCTCTTTAGAGATCTCCTAAGACATGAAaacaggagggaggaagaaagctCTAGCAGCGATGATGACCAGCAGAATAATAACAGAAATCGTTTTGAAGAAAGGGATGAAGGGAGGATTTTTGCGGAGAGAATCCAGTGGCCAGTGCAGCACCTCCAAATCAACTGTCAAGTGATAATGTCCATGATGGGAGACCTCCTCTATATCACCGAACGTTCCCTGTCGAACACTTACTTTCCAGTGCTGCATCCACCCATTGGAGTGGGCAGTGCCTTTGAAGGCTGGACTCCCTCGGAGGAGTATAATATTGTCTATCGCATTTTCATACCCATAACGGCTCCTCGTGGGCACTCCTTCCACCTGGAGCTGGGCAACGAAGAGGAGCTACCATCAAAGAATTCTCGTATTCGTGTGGAGCTGGAGTGCACGTGCGCGAGGGAGCAGAGCTTTGGGAACgtgctgtgcttcctccacCAACCTGAGGAGGAGCTGAGAAGAAATCGGGAGCCCAACCTCCTACAAACACTGTGCACTGGCTCCTACCTGGATGTGCATAAAACCTCCTTCTGGTTCCAGCAGATGATGAAAGCAGCATGGAAATTTTTGCCTGAGTCGGCCAGACATCACGttgctgtgctgccatccagacgCTCCTGCAAGCTCCGTGTGTTTGATGCCTTCGATAAAATCCGCTTTGTTGAGTTCATTTTTGGAGTGCAACAAGGCGATTCAGACATTTTTCTCAGCAGCGAGAACACTGATGATATTTTTACCCCGGACACAGTATGGCCGCAGAGCTGcacagtggcagagatgaagttcTTCAGGTACATAAAAGCGCATGCCCCGCAGGACAGCTACCACCTCAGAtgcatgcagctctgtgcccGTATCGTGGTGGGCAATGATTTTACCCCCTATGTCTTGAAGACAGTCGTCATGCACCTGCTGAACACCATCCCTTTGGAAAGATGGTGCAGGAGGGAGTTTTTGCAGCGCATGGATGACATCATGCAGTGCCTGCACTGCTGCATAGTGGAGAAACGCCTGGACCACTTCTTCTTAGGGAACAAGGAAGTGCCTGACGAGGTCACCTTGCACCCAgatttcctaacatccagcccACTCAACCTCTTCCAGCACATGGCAGAGGATCCAAATGTCCATGCCCGGGCACTGCGTGAATTCCAGGAGCTGCGAGATCGGCTCAAAAGACTGTTGACGTTTGGGAACTGA
- the LOC137857243 gene encoding inositol 1,4,5-trisphosphate receptor-interacting protein-like 1, producing the protein MPGNRKLPKPCFIFTPDSEWPQSCTVAEMKFFQYIKAHAPQDSYHLRRMQLCARIVVGNDFTPYVLKTVVMHLLNTIPLERWCRREFLQHMDDIMQCLHCCIVEKRLDHFFLGNKEVPDEVTLHPDFLTSSPLNLFQHMAEDPNVHARALREFQELRDRLKRLLTFGN; encoded by the exons ATGCCAGGAAATAGAAAGCTGCCCAAACCATG cTTTATCTTTACCCCGGACTCAGAATGGCCGCAGAGCTGcacagtggcagagatgaagttcTTCCAGTACATAAAAGCGCATGCCCCGCAGGACAGCTACCACCTCAGACgcatgcagctctgtgcccGTATCGTGGTGGGCAATGATTTTACCCCCTATGTCTTGAAGACAGTCGTCATGCACCTGCTGAACACCATCCCTTTGGAAAGATGGTGCAGGAGGGAGTTTTTGCAGCACATGGATGACATCATGCAGTGCCTGCACTGCTGCATAGTGGAGAAACGCCTGGACCACTTCTTCTTAGGGAACAAGGAAGTGCCTGACGAGGTCACCTTGCACCCAgatttcctaacatccagcccACTCAACCTCTTCCAGCACATGGCAGAGGATCCAAATGTCCATGCCCGGGCACTGCGTGAATTCCAGGAGCTGCGAGATCGGCTCAAAAGACTGTTGACGTTTGGGAACTGA